The genomic window GAAATCTATCTCCAGCCTGCCGTCGCCGCTTTTTGCAAAAACCCCACCTATCATGCTGTCATTGCTCTCTATTTTAAAGGTATTTTCATCCCTGAAAGACTTTATGGTGCTTGAAATAATTTCCCGGTGGTTCTCAAAATCATTCCTGCTGAAGATGTAATTCACAAAACTATCACCTGAAAACCTGACACTAACTTTTTTTATGGCTTCCTTTAAAAATTCTACGTATTCTGCCGTGTTCGTAAAAGCCCTGGCCCTTTCCTTGACTTCATCCATGATCCTTTCGGTAAATTCATGCCTCTTTTTCAGTACCGCCAGGTGCATGGTAGATTTTGCCTTGGAAATCATCTGCTGTTTTTTTATCTCGGCATCTTTTGCAGCATCATTCACCGCAGCCCTTTTTCTTTCTTCGTAATCCTTAATAATATCGGACTTCCGGGCTTCATAATAGTCCACAAGCTTTTTTTGTTTTTCCTGGAAATCATGTTCTATTCTCTCTATGAGCACCTTCGTGAAAAGGGAAATCTTGTCTTCAATAGTGGTGGACATGCTATTCACCTCAAATCTTAAGTCCTATGGATTCCCTTATATACCGGGTTAAAAAGTCGGGGGGCCGCCTTGAACCGTGCCTGTCAGGAATCTCGATTATTATAGGAAGGCTGCTGGAAAGTTTCATCTCATCCAGTTCCTGCTGCACCTTTTCCGCCAGCAGTTCGGTTATGAGCAAAATGCCTATATCCCGGCTTTCCTTTACTTTTTTTAATTCATTTAATACCTCTTCCCTGGTATGGACCACGACACCTTCCACCCCCGTCAGCCTCATGCCGGTCAGGGTATGGGTATTGTCGCTTATAAGAAAGACGTTCATACAAATCCCTCTACAGTCTGCCCAGGATCATTATGGAAACAATCAGCCCATAGATGGCTATACCTTCGGCCAGTCCCACGAATATAAGGGTTTTGCCAAGGATATTCGGGTCTTCGGACACCGCTCCCAATGCCGAAGAACCTACGGCGCCCACTGCGTAACCGGCGCCGATGGTGGCCAGACCCGTGGCAAGAGCTGCCGCAATAAATCCCATTCCTGACGCTGGATTTGCCGAAGATGCAGCGCTGGCAATGCCCGGCACCAGGAAGAACAGGAAAGCTGCCACCAGCACAGCATAAGATATTACACTGAACCTGACAAGTTTTTTAACCTTTCTGGCTTTTGCCTCATCTTTCATCAAGTATATATACAATCCTGCTGCCACGGTCAATCCCGATATGGCCATGGCTATAAACAATACTGCATACATGTTTATGACCCCCATTCAAAATTAATTATAAAGTGGCGAAAATATGCATCCCGATTTCCCGGGAAATTCTCCTGTTATGAAAGAAGCCAGGCCTCCCGGTGGCGGGTGTAATGCCCTTCAACTTTGCCGGCAGGTATTCCACGCCATCTCCCCGGAAATACTTGGTGAAGAGCTCGTAATATTCAAGCCTCAAGGCCTGGATGAACACTATCAGGCCTTCCAGACCGATAATTATAACGTTTCCTATCACCAGTACGGCTATATCTTCCCATGCGGCTCCCATCATGTCTCCCATGGTGGCGAAGGCTATATAGAGCCCTACATGGTTTAGAGCAAAAGCTCCCACCCTTATGAAGGATATGGTGTTGGACATCATGGAAAGTAGAGTCTCTATCACCCCAAAGCCCTCTTCGATATAGTAATCGGCGGGAGATTCCCTGTAAAGCTTATCCGCGTGGGTGAGTCTGCTCGCCAGGGGCTGTTTGAACACCATTAAGAGCAGAAGGCCTGCCATGGCGTAAACCAGTGCCGGCGAAATGCCGCTGTTAGTAAGGGCGGTATGTGAAACAGCGTACAGCAGTATCAGGTAAAAGGCAAGCCCCGCCGCACCATTTCTACCGAAAAGTCCTTCTTCCACATTCCTTTCCATACCGGAATTCATTATGTTGTATATATAACCGCCGATGATAAGGACAATACCGAAAACGACTGCTGCCACCAGCATGTAATTGATATTGGCCATGGGTCTTATGATGAGCGGCGGTATGATTTCCTCGGAACCGAAAACACTGCCGTAAATAAAACCGAAAATAGTGGAGGAGAGACCTATCCTGCTCAGCACGCCCCCCATGCTGGTCCTTTTCATGAAAAATTCCAGGACCAGGCCGGACAAAAGCAGTATAAGCCCCTGACCCACATCGCCAAACATAGCGCCGAAGAGCAGCATGTATGTCAGGCCGAAAAAGACCGTGGGGTCTTTCTCATTGTAAGCCGGGGTACCGTACATTTTCACCAGAGTTTCAAAAGGCCTGAAAAGTTTCGCGTTGCTGAGCTTTGTGGGCGGAGTTATACCCGGTCCGCTGTTGTTTATATCATCTACCAGAACAATTACATCTTCCTTAAATTGACTCTCCAGCTCACCTTTAAGATCTGACACACTGCTCACAGGCACAAAGCCAAACATGAAAAACAGCTTGTCACCCACGGCAAGATCAGATTTAAGTTCCTCGACCTTTTTCTCCATCTCAAGCCTGGAAAAGCCCTTTTCGAATTCCTTGGCGTATTTTATCCTGTAGTCTTCCAGGGATCTTTTGAGGGAGTCAATGACTTTCTGGTCTTCGTCTATGCTGTTTGTCAGGTCTTCCATCACCTTTGCGGCAGTCCCCGAATACCCGGTGGGCATTGCAAGAAGGGTGTGGTTTAATGAGCTAAAAATCTTTTCTACGGTTTCCTCCAGGCTTACCGGAGTTATGGAAGCCACTACGACATATTTGCCTTCCACCGCCACCTTTATAACCACCGCAGGTATGTTTTCGTAGTTCTTCTTGAGCTTGTCGTAATTTTCCCTGGATATCTTCAAAAGTCTGAAAGCCAGGTATTTCATATCGGTGAGGCGGCCTATGTCAAAACTATACTTCGTCAGGTATTTGAGGCTGTCGATGTACTCTCTTTTTTTCTCGATAGAACGCATTCTTTCATTTATTTCATCGTCAGTGGAATGCACTTTTTCATAGATATCTAAAAGCTGCTTCATAAAATCATCATAATCATAGTCCTGCCCGAGGTGTTCCAACCTTACCTGGGGCTTCAAGCCGAAAAGCTTTAGTAATGATGTTACCACCTCCTCATCATGCGAAAAATCCCTCTTTGAAGAATAGGGTTTGAGGAAAGGCAGTTCTTCCAGGGCCTCAATGTTTTTTTCGCTGGGGGGCAGGAAAAAATCGCTGGAATTCACCCTCACCAGGGCATTTATCATGTGCATGCTCCCGTTCAAAACCACCAGGCGGAGTACCCGGCTTAAAAGAGCATTTTTGCCTATAACCCCCACGATTTTCATCTTTTCTACTCCCATGAAAATCACCTCCTCGAACTTATGAAGCTTTTACAAGAAATTTCCTGGTCTCCTCCGGCGGCAATTCATACCTTATGCTTTCTATAATTGAAATGATATCTCTTATTTCAAATTCAAGAGACCACACATATCCGATGGTCTGTATGATACTCATGGGATATTTACGGGTC from Biomaibacter acetigenes includes these protein-coding regions:
- a CDS encoding V-type ATP synthase subunit I, producing the protein MGVEKMKIVGVIGKNALLSRVLRLVVLNGSMHMINALVRVNSSDFFLPPSEKNIEALEELPFLKPYSSKRDFSHDEEVVTSLLKLFGLKPQVRLEHLGQDYDYDDFMKQLLDIYEKVHSTDDEINERMRSIEKKREYIDSLKYLTKYSFDIGRLTDMKYLAFRLLKISRENYDKLKKNYENIPAVVIKVAVEGKYVVVASITPVSLEETVEKIFSSLNHTLLAMPTGYSGTAAKVMEDLTNSIDEDQKVIDSLKRSLEDYRIKYAKEFEKGFSRLEMEKKVEELKSDLAVGDKLFFMFGFVPVSSVSDLKGELESQFKEDVIVLVDDINNSGPGITPPTKLSNAKLFRPFETLVKMYGTPAYNEKDPTVFFGLTYMLLFGAMFGDVGQGLILLLSGLVLEFFMKRTSMGGVLSRIGLSSTIFGFIYGSVFGSEEIIPPLIIRPMANINYMLVAAVVFGIVLIIGGYIYNIMNSGMERNVEEGLFGRNGAAGLAFYLILLYAVSHTALTNSGISPALVYAMAGLLLLMVFKQPLASRLTHADKLYRESPADYYIEEGFGVIETLLSMMSNTISFIRVGAFALNHVGLYIAFATMGDMMGAAWEDIAVLVIGNVIIIGLEGLIVFIQALRLEYYELFTKYFRGDGVEYLPAKLKGITPATGRPGFFHNRRISREIGMHIFATL
- a CDS encoding V-type ATP synthase subunit F, with protein sequence MNVFLISDNTHTLTGMRLTGVEGVVVHTREEVLNELKKVKESRDIGILLITELLAEKVQQELDEMKLSSSLPIIIEIPDRHGSRRPPDFLTRYIRESIGLKI
- a CDS encoding V-type ATP synthase subunit E; amino-acid sequence: MSTTIEDKISLFTKVLIERIEHDFQEKQKKLVDYYEARKSDIIKDYEERKRAAVNDAAKDAEIKKQQMISKAKSTMHLAVLKKRHEFTERIMDEVKERARAFTNTAEYVEFLKEAIKKVSVRFSGDSFVNYIFSRNDFENHREIISSTIKSFRDENTFKIESNDSMIGGVFAKSGDGRLEIDFTVNTTIEESRKLVGEILSSRLSEGC
- a CDS encoding ATP synthase subunit C; translation: MYAVLFIAMAISGLTVAAGLYIYLMKDEAKARKVKKLVRFSVISYAVLVAAFLFFLVPGIASAASSANPASGMGFIAAALATGLATIGAGYAVGAVGSSALGAVSEDPNILGKTLIFVGLAEGIAIYGLIVSIMILGRL